Below is a genomic region from Indicator indicator isolate 239-I01 chromosome 2, UM_Iind_1.1, whole genome shotgun sequence.
ATGTCCTGTGATTGCATTCTGTGTCTCAGATAACCAGTGAGGGTTATGCACCTCTCTGAAGCACATCTTCAAAGGGTTACCTTCTCAAGCAGGAGATTTTCAAGGGCTGTGGACTTACCCATTGCAGTTTTCAGTTcatgtgcagtgctgcaggctctttgcttttaaaatggaTGAAGAAGGTGCCTTAGAACGTAATTCCATTTCTgatgcccccagcataagaaggtcatgcaactgctggagcaggtccagaggaggccatgaagatggtcaaagggctggagaaactCCCCTGtaggacaggctgcaagagctgggTCTGTTCAATCTTGAAgcgaaggctctggggagaccttatggtggtcttccagtatgtaaagagggcctacaaggaggctgggaagggacttttgacgaGGGCTTGCAGTTATAGaaggagggggaatggattgaagcttgaggagggcagatttaaactggagattagggagaaattctttccagtgaggatggtgagatgctggaagaggttgcccagggaggtggtggatgctccctccctggaagagCCTgtatgaagccttgagcaacctgttctagtggaaggtgttcctgcccatggcaggggcttggaactagatgatctgcaaggtcccttccagctcattctatgaatctatggctCCATGCAAACGTTGACCGCATGCAGGTTGTTAGCAGCTGATCCTCTCTGTGCCCTGTGTCTTTGGGACAGGTGGTAAACCTGCAGTACAGTGAAGTCCAGGACCGGGTGATGCTCACTGGCCGCCACATGGTTCGAGACGTGAGCTGCAAGAACTGCAACAGCAAACTGGGTTGGATCTATGAGTTTGCCACCGAGGACAGCCAGCGCTACAAGGAGGGCCGCGTCATCCTGGAGAGGGCGCTGGTCCGAGAGAGCGAGGGCTTCGAGGAGCACGTCCCGTCCGACAATTCCTGAAGAGGCTCCAGTCGCTCCTCAGGTTCTCTTCAACTgaaactcaaaaacaaaaataataaaatcaacaaaaaatTCTGCTTACATACACTGTCACCTTAGCATCAGAGTCGGATTCACGGACTACAGAGCGGGAAAGATTGTGAGGATGTATCAGATGGAACCttcctttctttgttctttttatattttactttttttccccctccagcaACCGTTTGTAGAAAGGATGTTGTGCAGATGCTGTAACTTTTTCTCTTGCGTTTACATCTGTTAGGTTTGAGGTTGTATCTACAGATACAGTGggctaaaaaggaaaaaatattaggggagggaaggggagttGTCTTTTTGTTAGAGAGAAATTCAATGAAGTTGTTTTAGTTTGCACAAAACTGATGTCAACCTAAGTTATTTTCaaactacagatttttttttttttttaagaatataTTCCAGGTTTTGGCTGAAGTTTTTTAgttaggttttggttttggtttgggtttgtttggtttggtttgtgttttttttgtgtgtggtttgttttttttttttacccaatCTTTTCACCTGATTTGCTAGCTAAAAGTAAAGAGATCCGAATTTGTGCCGAGTGCTAAAGGTTCAGTGTTGGTACAGCTTGGGCTGGCCCTTGTGCCATATTCTTGTTGAGGTTGATTGGTAGCACAGAGCCCATTTATTTCTTGTTGTTCTTGACCCAAAGATGTCACCCATTCCTTGTTTCTTTGTAAAGTTCCCATTCACCATGTAAACTGGTGTTGATTGGAAAACTTCTTGAAATAGGGCAAAActgcttggcttttttttttttaactttaactGATGTAACTTATAAGCATagtaataatataaaaaaaaaacctaatagCTGTCTGTTTAGTCTTGAGTTGCTTACAGGTCAAGCTGTGTTTGTAACTGTAGGGATCCACTGAGAAGCTACTGTTTCAGTAgtctttcattatttttttcctcagtttctcTACTAAACTCATTAAATAGACAGGGAATTGCAAATCTTAATTCTTCTTCAAATAGCTTTCTTTTAAACCCAGTAACTTCCTATGTtaaacacagctgctgtgtaAAAGGAGATGATTGCCAACATGTTTGCTCATGCCTAGAGTTATGCAATCTGCATCTCTTGAAAAGATTTGACTTAAACAGCTTGTTTTCAAATGCTGCTTCTGGTGTTGAAACCTTGACCTTTCAACTTGGTTGAACCTTTTCATTGTGAtgttatatttttttatcttcctgggcagcagtACGTGTCAGCCTAGTAGTAACTAGTGACTTGGATTCCTGCTTTCTTTGTGTAGAGCTCAGCTCTGTTCCAAACAGTGATCTTGCTtgcctttcttttctgcaaaaatGCTCTGCATTAACTTAACTCAAGGGTGCCCAAACACTTAGATTGTGTCTTAAAGCCATAAGTTAAGATCTCAAGGGCTGAAATGTATTTGAATGTTAGGTATGTGTGATTCCTCAGCAAAGATAAAAGATTGGCTTTTTATTATTGAATAAATTGTGGTCAGCATGAAATAAGTTACCCACAGATGTAAAagatggggggaggggaagggaaaaccccaaccacccaGTCAAATAGATCTGggctctgacttttttttttttttcactagctACAGCTCCatatctgaaaacaaaatgtagAGGGTGACTATgtggaatattttctttttttttttttttttatttccaagtgGCAATTTGGACACCCCTGACTTGAACGAACTCACTGCCTATCTCTTGTAAAAGTAGCTTTTCACATAGAAAGAAAATGGAGTAGATCACATAACCAGAGCTGTGCTTGAATCAGGCTGCTTAAACAATAGTGTACTTGTGCCTCAAATGAATCAGTTTTTGCACTGAGTACAGTAGTACCCCATTATCTTGTACTCCTGTCCTTCACAGACCCTAAATGCCCCCATTAGCATGGTTCTCTGCAGTACTTTTCTGTACTTCTGACATTACAATAAAGTATGTTTTGTCCTGAATTGATaatttgctcttctttttttgaGTCTCTTCCATGGAGCCTGTCAACTGAAGGACATAACCTGTCTGCCATACCCTACATTCAGGATCTCATtgccttcctgcagcacagTGACAAGCTGTTGATGAGCATCTCTCTGCAGAGGTGGCAAAAGACTGTACTGTTGATTTTGGAAGGTGCTAAGTAAAGATTCAGGCATACCACTTAGACACTTGAAAGCCTTCAATTTACTCCTGGTAAAGAGAAACTAAAAACAGGAAATTGCTGATTTAAGGGAATTCTGGGTGCCAAAGGTCTTTCTCTGATTTTGAAAAGACAGCAAGCTAAGCAAAATGCCAGCTCCTGCAAGAGATGTGAAGTTTTCGTTTCTGCAATGCCCTGGGAATTGAGAATTTGTGTATCTGGAACTTGATGCGTTTTGCATTGAGTGTGAACGTTAGGGAGAAGCCTTCTGCTAGCAGCTGGACAAATTCTTAAGCTGTGCCTGAAGAACTGAGGTGGGAGGATCATTATACTGGTGTCATGTAGCCCTTACTCTGTTTTTGATTAGAACCCCTTCATTTtgattcctggaggtgttcaaggccaggttggatgagaccctgagcaagctggtctagtgaaaggtgcctctgcccatggcaggggggttggaactagatgatctttatgatCCTTTGCagcctaaagcattctatgaatgaATCTATGTTAAAGGTTACTTTCCCCAAAGTCTTATGATTTGAAAACCACAACTGAGGTGAATTAATTAAAAGCCTGAGAGTTAAGTCCACTGCAGCTTTAAAACTGTAGGCTTTGGATTGTGCATGTGTGGAGATAAGTTATCTGCATTGAACAAGATGAAGACATTGCTGTTTGGTGTTAAATGTTATTTTGTAGTGGTGCAATAGCCTTGGTTTCACAAACAGAGCATGGCTGGCACAGCAAAATGTGCCATTGCAGTGAACCTGTTCCTAGCATGTGGTGGTGGGCCTGTGCTGGCTCTTGGCAAACAAGGTAGCAGGGAAAATGCAGAGCACAACAGACTCCCCTGTGCATTTCTGGAGAGCTCAGACTGTGCTCTCAGGTTGCAGCTTGGGATTAAGTGATGCTAGAAATTTTGCCCAAGATGAGCTGTGTTAGAGTTTACATTACCCATGTTATGATCTCATTCTCTAGTTAGAGTGCAGGTGTACCCAAAACTGAAGTACTTCATTAAAGCTGCTTGAATTCCCATCTTTGGGAAGATGGAAGAGATTGGATGGTGCGTTTGTGGAttgaaaaagcattttaattgtGCCTCTTACAGATCTTCAAAAGAACTTTTGAAATGGCATATgaaaaggccaagtgcaaggtcctacagctGGGTTGGGGccatcccaagcacaaatctgGACTGGGGTAGGAGGGGCTCAAGAGCAGTCtagaagagaaggacttggggctgccagttgatgacaaactccccatgagccagcaatggttgctGGCAGTCTAGAAGGCAGCTgtatgctgggctgcatccaaagtagggagagcagcaggacagggaggggattctgcccctctgctctgctgagaccccacctggactcctgcatccccagcataagagggacttggagctgctggagtggatccagaggaggccataaagataagagggctggagaacgtcccctgtggggacaggcttagagagttgggttgttcagcctgaagaagagaaggctccggggagaccttagagctgctttccagtacttgaagggggctgcagggaagctggggaggactttttacaagggtttatagtgatagaatgagagggactggattgaagcttgaggatggcagatttagactggagattaggaagaaactcttccccatgagggtagtgagacactggaacaggttgctcagggaggttgtggatgtctcctccctggaggtgttcaggaccaggttTGATGattccttgagcaacctgggctagtgggaggtgttcctgcccatggcagggggcttggaactagaggatcttaaaggtcccttcccaactaAGCCATTGTAAGACTCTGTGTCTCCTGGCTCTCAGAAAAAGCTGAGCAGATCATAAATAGATTAACAGGCAAAGAACCAGATaaactgcagctcaggaggCAATTGCCAGGTAAAGAGAAGTGGTGACCAGGAAATTTATGGCATCAATGTGGGAAATGGCTAACTTGTGAATCACCCCTATCTTAGAAATGAAACTAAAGCTGTGATGTATCAGCAGCCTTCTGCCAAAGTCAGTGTTTAGTGTTGTGCTTCCTTCTCGGGCCTGCCTTCACTTCTTTAATGAAAGAAGAGTAGCAAAGTGCAGCTTGGTTTCCTGTGGATCATCATGGCTTTGTGGACTCCCTGATGCCTGACAGGGATGAAACGCTTCTGACTtttgaggttgctcagagcactgaTTAGGCTTGCTCTTCAACTGGGGCCTCATTTTTGTAGGACTTTTAAAGAGCTAAGCAATTTTGAGGCCCCTCTCTTTGTAAGCTGGATTTGAAATTGCCCAATTAACTTCAAAAGGTGGCTTTGAGTGGTGAGAAGAAGTATACCCTGAGTGATAATCTGCCTGTGTAAAcgttttttaattctttcaggAAATCTGAAGTATTATGGCCCCAAAAAAGAAGGAGCTCACATCTGTCTCATTAACTATTACATAGCAAAGACATTCGACAGCTTCTGGTGACCTCAATATTGAGAGTGTGGAGCTCTTCCAGCTCCACACTGAGTAACTGCTCTCACCACCTCTTTCTGGTCTATGGGTTTCTGATATGTGTAGGAAATGAGAAGGGGAGAAATCTCACATTTGTCttgcagactttttttctttttttactgagAGATGTTCTTACTGGAATGGATTTCTGTGATGCCAGTAAAGCTCCTGGCATTCTGATGCCCTTCTGGCAGAGGGTATTAGTGACACTATCATCTCTCATCCTCAAGTCTGGGCAGAGGTTGTCTGGGAATTGCACTTGGCTGAACATCCTTCTCTGGGTGGaggtgaggggaaggaagaCCTTGTTCACCCTTCACTCCATTGCTATGCTACATCTCTTTCCATCTGATGTTATTGTAGGTGTGGTCTGCCCAAGTTTGCATTGCAGCTTAAAAAGCAGAGGAGACAGCAATCTGTGCATCTTACATATGGCATTTCTCCCTCAAGGACCTGAAACACCTACAGTTTGGTACAGGCTGCTCAGTTGGGAAGGATGTCTGtattcttttccagcctggactgCAAAAATGAACCCTGGCACTTGCCTAAGGAATGGCCTGAATCTCTGCAATGGGAAGCAAGGTTATGGAAGAGAAAGCCAAGCAAACAAGGAAGGAGAACTTCTGCATGTGTGAGGGAGTTTTTGCAAGGTTTAACTAAAGCAGACAATTTCattcagaagcagcaggcatGGGAAAAATTCTGAAGGTAAGCTTGCACCTTGAGTGGGTTCAGGGAAAGGGGAAACCACTGGGGAGGATCTAAGGTCCCCTGataaagagaggagaagactgactgtaagcatttctgtttcttgtgAGAAGAAGCCTCACAGAATGTCCTTGCTGCACAACACTGATAACAGTGCAGAACCAGAGTGAAGTTTCTGGCCCCAGTTCCCAGGCAGCTGGAAAGTGTTTGTCCTTCAAAATAGGCTCTGGGTTTGTTCTCATTATCTGAAGCATTTAACACTATCATAAATTAGTAGTTTCTATAGGAGTAAAAttagaaagaacaaaaagctgTGGCTTTAATTTGCGTTCCTTAAGTGCCTGTCCGGGGTAGGtgggagagagaaggatgtgAACATCCTCACATTTTGATTCTACCTATAGGGAGAGGTGGGCTTGCCTGACATCAGGATCCAGTGCTGTTTCCCTTTAGGACTCAGGGATATTTAGAGATGGGATTTTGCGTTGTCCTCTTGGAAGCATTTGGTTTGACTGCTGTAAACATTTACAAGCATTTGGAACAGTATGTTTACTGAATTACAACAGACTGTCTGCCATAGTTGTTTGCAGACTAATGGCAGAGCTTGCAGTAGATGCAGCTGGTGGAACAGGGAGACCAATTTCCTGCTAGGGAGAAGGGTGCTTAGCCCAAAGTCTGCCTGCTGGCTTTCATCTGTCCTTACACACTGACTGAATATAGCAATCCCCTCTCCTTGGAAGATTTTTGTTTGACTATTATTCTAaccagggctgggggatgacgaggttgagagcagccctgcagaaaaggacctaggggttctggtggatgagaagctggacatgagccagcaatgggcacttgcagccaatggcagcctggactgcatcacaagtggccagcagatgagaagtgattctgcccctctcttctcctctgccctgatgagatctggagtactgcatccagctctggggccctcaacacaggaaggacatggacctgatggagcaggtccagaggagggccactaagatgagcagggggttggaacacctctgctgtgaagacaggctgaaagaatttgggcttggtcagcctggcgaacagaaggctccagggagagccttccagttcctgaagggggtctacaagaaagctgcagaggcacaatgcttgcaaaggcctgcagtgataggatgaggggcaatggtttgaaattagagaagagcagaagtaggttagacatcaggagcaagttctttaaaatccaagtggtaaaatactggaacaggttgcccaggagacgttcaaggtcaaacttgatgtgtccctgggcagcctgacgtagttggaggtgtccctggtaactgcaggggggttggacaagatgacctttgagggtctcttctaacctggtgCAATCTGTCAATCTGTGATGACTCACTGGAGTTTGGGGCTCAGTGCTGGCTAAGCAACTGTCCTTCTAACATCAGGGTGCTTGTTACTTTCAAGGGTTGATCTTTGCTTGTGGGCACTGTCAAGTAGGTGAGGGAAGTGGTGAGAACTGAGGTGCATCTCCTGGACagggtgcagcacagcagcctctgtggctctgctgctgctggtgttttGCCAGCAGATCTTTCTCCTCCTACTACCCCTTTTTACTAGGTGTGGTCAGGTCTGGGAAAAAACGTGTGCAGGTGTGCTTTAGTCCACACAGTG
It encodes:
- the YPEL5 gene encoding protein yippee-like 5, with translation MGRIFLDHIGGTRLFSCANCDTILTNRSELISTRFTGATGRAFLFNKVVNLQYSEVQDRVMLTGRHMVRDVSCKNCNSKLGWIYEFATEDSQRYKEGRVILERALVRESEGFEEHVPSDNS